Proteins from one Entomospira culicis genomic window:
- the topA gene encoding type I DNA topoisomerase: MSKSGSKKLIIVESPHKATIIQKFLGKEFKAMASVGHIRDLPKGGRGKKALGIDVDNQFAMKYEIIKGKEKRIQELKNAVANASDIYLAPDPDREGEAIAWHLSEALALPADRVKRITYTSVTKKAVTEAIEHARAINMDLVNAQQARRALDRLVGFSLSPFLWQKVARNLSAGRVQSPAVRIIVERDKEIDAFVSQEYWSIKAHLLTQKESKSIQSVLTYFDKKKFGLEHPLATSKAGVDEVLTSFQGQQPIIESVEKKESQSKPNAPFTTSTLQQSANIYLRYSATRTMRIAQKLYEGVEVEGTPTGLITYMRTDSVSVDPQAVTEARTYLQERFGQEYIPTQAPKYSSSNKNAQEAHEAIRPTDISLTPERVKPHLSNDEYRLYEMIWHRFAQSQMSPARYANTSLKIQLGRGLFEAKGRQLLFEGFLALAKDKRYDEDADANSNEENDRLPAVEVKEVLTTKELTPNQHFTKPPARFNEASLVKSLEKEGIGRPSTYAPIIQTILERGYVIQKERSFYATELGIAVNQLISSSFSNIVDLHFTASMEEKLDLVEQGKEDWVALLSEFYFPFIKQIEEASANVAPLKGRPWEGEERCPLCGEGLVVRYSKAGAFLGCKNYPVCKGVLTMPGQQGDAVEDANGVKQEEVFCPICQKQMELKKSRFGQYFYACSDYPICKGTVSVDKEGKPIILPKVDKTCDKCGKPMVAKMSRQGIFLACSGYPDCQNTMALNKDGTIELAPELKEPVNCDKCNAPMVVKRGPRGWFLACSKYPKCRSTKPMPTEES, from the coding sequence GTGAGTAAGAGCGGGTCGAAAAAACTGATTATCGTGGAGAGTCCACATAAGGCAACGATTATCCAGAAATTTTTGGGTAAAGAATTTAAAGCAATGGCAAGTGTCGGGCATATCCGCGATCTGCCCAAGGGTGGACGGGGCAAGAAGGCCTTGGGCATCGATGTGGATAACCAGTTTGCCATGAAGTATGAGATCATCAAGGGTAAGGAAAAGCGCATTCAAGAGCTGAAAAATGCCGTTGCCAACGCCTCGGATATCTACTTAGCCCCCGACCCCGACCGCGAAGGGGAAGCCATCGCTTGGCACTTGAGTGAAGCTCTCGCCCTGCCCGCTGATCGGGTTAAACGTATCACTTATACCTCGGTAACCAAAAAGGCCGTTACCGAGGCTATCGAGCATGCGCGCGCCATTAATATGGATTTGGTGAATGCCCAACAGGCAAGGCGGGCGCTCGATCGTTTGGTAGGTTTCTCGCTCTCGCCTTTCTTGTGGCAAAAGGTGGCGCGCAACCTCTCGGCAGGACGGGTGCAATCGCCTGCGGTGCGTATTATTGTCGAGCGTGATAAAGAGATTGACGCGTTTGTCTCGCAGGAGTATTGGTCAATTAAGGCACACTTACTCACCCAAAAAGAGTCTAAGAGCATTCAGTCGGTACTCACTTATTTTGATAAAAAAAAGTTTGGCCTAGAGCATCCCCTAGCCACCAGTAAGGCTGGCGTAGATGAGGTACTTACTAGCTTTCAGGGGCAACAGCCCATTATCGAGAGCGTCGAGAAAAAGGAGAGCCAGAGCAAGCCCAATGCACCTTTCACCACCAGTACGCTCCAGCAATCGGCCAATATCTACTTGCGATATAGTGCCACACGTACCATGCGCATCGCACAAAAGCTCTATGAAGGGGTTGAGGTCGAGGGGACGCCAACGGGTCTTATCACCTACATGCGTACTGATTCGGTCAGTGTCGATCCGCAAGCGGTAACCGAGGCGCGCACCTATCTGCAGGAGCGTTTTGGGCAAGAGTATATCCCGACGCAAGCGCCTAAGTATAGCTCTAGCAACAAGAACGCCCAAGAGGCGCACGAGGCCATTCGCCCCACCGATATTAGCCTTACCCCTGAGCGAGTGAAACCTCACTTGAGTAATGATGAGTATCGCTTGTACGAGATGATTTGGCATCGCTTTGCCCAGAGTCAGATGTCGCCTGCGCGTTATGCCAATACCTCTTTAAAGATTCAATTAGGACGTGGTCTCTTTGAGGCGAAAGGGCGTCAGCTTTTGTTCGAAGGCTTTTTGGCTCTGGCGAAAGATAAGCGCTACGACGAAGATGCCGATGCCAATAGCAACGAAGAGAACGATCGTCTGCCTGCGGTAGAGGTTAAAGAGGTGCTCACCACGAAGGAACTCACTCCTAATCAACACTTTACGAAGCCCCCTGCACGCTTTAATGAGGCCAGTTTAGTTAAGTCGTTAGAGAAGGAGGGCATTGGCCGTCCTAGCACCTACGCGCCAATCATTCAGACCATTTTGGAGCGTGGCTATGTCATCCAAAAAGAGCGTTCCTTCTACGCTACCGAGCTAGGCATCGCGGTAAATCAACTCATCTCCTCGAGCTTTAGTAATATTGTCGACCTCCACTTTACCGCCAGCATGGAAGAGAAGCTTGACCTTGTAGAGCAGGGTAAAGAAGATTGGGTGGCACTGTTAAGTGAATTTTACTTTCCTTTCATTAAGCAGATCGAAGAGGCTAGTGCTAATGTTGCTCCGCTTAAAGGGCGTCCTTGGGAGGGGGAGGAGCGTTGTCCGCTCTGTGGTGAGGGCTTGGTGGTGCGCTACAGCAAGGCGGGTGCTTTTTTAGGGTGTAAGAATTATCCGGTCTGTAAAGGTGTGCTCACGATGCCAGGGCAACAGGGCGATGCGGTAGAAGATGCTAATGGGGTGAAGCAAGAGGAAGTTTTCTGTCCGATTTGTCAAAAGCAGATGGAGTTGAAAAAGAGTCGCTTTGGGCAGTACTTCTATGCCTGTAGCGATTATCCGATCTGTAAGGGCACGGTCTCGGTGGACAAGGAGGGCAAGCCCATTATTCTCCCTAAGGTAGACAAAACTTGCGATAAATGTGGTAAGCCGATGGTGGCAAAAATGAGTCGTCAAGGTATCTTTTTGGCCTGCTCTGGTTATCCTGATTGTCAAAATACGATGGCACTCAACAAAGATGGCACGATAGAGCTTGCTCCTGAACTCAAAGAGCCTGTCAACTGCGATAAGTGTAACGCACCGATGGTGGTAAAGCGTGGCCCGCGTGGCTGGTTTTTGGCCTGCTCTAAATACCCCAAGTGCCGTAGCACCAAGCCTATGCCTACCGAAGAGAGCTAA
- the pulA gene encoding type I pullulanase gives MTRTALLLVGFFSWMSLLSCGRQASSQSTQRENTMQFYYASLINNQTIEVKSQVALDKPPTLELINHTTNQRATLTHKAHPAKLLHHFTLEQPISELSHHLTVAINNGTTTHEMPLRLFKFYDHPDFTNHYLPPNTIQWGVMPTTESTTFNIWSPTASDITLNLYEDGVNSPLYESYPLTRGARGHWQLTLQENLIGRYYNYSVTNAGQTHTLTDPYAITTGTNGRRALITTPEIAFRGRRFDSNEFIKVAPKDAILYELHVRDLSMSATTNHSEDLRGKFLGVVQTGTTNQYGQSTGLDHIKDLGVTHIHFLPIYDYNSVDEGNLQDNVFNWGYDPLNYSVPEGSYSSNPADGYVRMRELKAMVDNLHEHGIGVVMDVVYNHTGPVTDHYFQHLVPDYYFRMDEFGNFSNGSGTGNETASEREMFRRYMVDSLKHWATTYQIDGFRFDLMAVHDIETMNLIAQELKAINPYVVLYGEGWTGGGSPLPAHLSATKTNTYQMPDIAVFNDDIRDGLKGWVFDAKESGFVNGNPEVHARALFGYLGALQNIDGHGDGAYAKLPTDTIAYVSAHDNHTLYDRWLESVPGESFEEYMRLQIMANAMVLTSPGIPFLHAGVEMMRTKNGDENSYKSPDSTNQLDYDLKNRTQPLFNYYKNLIQIRKNHPLFKQGLLPNGNHAFEIVKGSQEDPLFMAFRVIDHTNSDAWQGVYLIFNAGENTHTVNLSGGEWRLFADTWQVTPDLTESTFRGSITVEPKSIAMLYQPK, from the coding sequence ATGACACGTACTGCACTGTTGCTAGTTGGCTTCTTCTCTTGGATGAGTTTGCTAAGTTGTGGTCGGCAAGCATCATCCCAGAGTACCCAGAGGGAGAATACTATGCAATTCTATTATGCAAGTTTAATCAACAATCAGACCATCGAAGTTAAGAGCCAAGTTGCCCTTGATAAGCCACCCACGCTGGAGCTTATCAACCACACCACCAATCAGCGCGCGACACTGACCCATAAAGCGCACCCAGCCAAACTTCTGCATCACTTCACCCTAGAGCAACCTATCAGCGAGCTCTCTCATCACCTCACGGTAGCCATCAACAACGGCACTACCACCCACGAGATGCCCCTTCGCCTCTTTAAATTCTACGACCATCCCGACTTTACCAATCACTACCTCCCACCAAATACCATTCAATGGGGCGTTATGCCTACCACCGAGAGCACCACCTTTAACATCTGGAGCCCCACCGCTTCCGATATCACCCTCAACCTCTACGAAGATGGCGTCAATTCTCCCCTCTATGAAAGCTATCCGCTTACCCGAGGGGCGAGAGGACATTGGCAACTCACGCTACAAGAGAATTTAATTGGGCGCTACTATAACTATAGCGTAACCAATGCTGGACAAACGCACACCCTCACCGACCCTTACGCCATTACGACCGGTACTAATGGACGCCGAGCGCTCATTACCACGCCCGAAATTGCCTTTAGAGGTAGACGCTTTGACAGCAACGAATTTATCAAAGTTGCCCCCAAAGATGCAATTCTCTACGAATTACACGTGCGCGATCTCTCTATGTCTGCCACCACCAACCATAGCGAGGATCTACGCGGGAAATTCCTCGGCGTGGTGCAGACAGGCACAACCAATCAATACGGGCAGAGCACCGGTCTTGATCACATCAAAGATCTCGGCGTAACCCATATTCACTTTTTACCCATCTACGACTATAACTCTGTGGATGAAGGCAACCTCCAAGATAACGTCTTCAACTGGGGATACGATCCGCTCAATTATAGCGTACCCGAGGGATCTTATAGTAGTAATCCTGCCGATGGCTATGTGCGCATGCGCGAACTCAAAGCGATGGTTGATAACCTCCATGAGCATGGTATCGGTGTAGTGATGGATGTGGTCTATAACCATACCGGGCCTGTAACCGATCACTACTTTCAGCACCTCGTACCCGACTATTACTTTAGAATGGATGAATTTGGCAACTTCTCTAACGGATCTGGTACTGGCAATGAGACCGCATCTGAACGCGAAATGTTCCGACGCTACATGGTTGACTCCCTCAAGCACTGGGCGACGACCTACCAAATCGACGGCTTCCGCTTCGACCTCATGGCAGTGCACGATATCGAAACCATGAACCTCATCGCACAAGAACTTAAAGCGATCAATCCTTACGTCGTGCTCTACGGCGAGGGCTGGACAGGCGGTGGATCTCCGCTCCCGGCGCACCTCTCTGCGACAAAGACCAACACCTATCAAATGCCCGATATTGCCGTCTTTAACGACGATATTCGTGATGGACTGAAGGGCTGGGTCTTTGATGCAAAAGAGTCTGGCTTTGTCAACGGCAACCCCGAAGTGCATGCTCGCGCGCTCTTTGGCTACCTCGGTGCGCTCCAGAATATCGATGGTCATGGCGACGGCGCTTATGCCAAGCTCCCTACCGACACCATTGCCTACGTAAGCGCGCACGACAATCACACTCTCTACGACCGCTGGCTCGAGAGCGTACCCGGTGAGAGCTTTGAAGAGTACATGCGCCTGCAAATTATGGCCAATGCGATGGTGCTTACCTCTCCCGGTATCCCCTTCTTGCACGCAGGGGTCGAGATGATGCGTACAAAAAATGGCGACGAGAACAGCTACAAATCTCCCGATAGTACCAATCAATTGGATTATGACCTCAAAAACCGCACCCAGCCACTCTTCAACTACTACAAAAATCTTATCCAAATCCGTAAGAACCACCCGCTCTTCAAGCAGGGTCTCCTCCCCAACGGCAACCACGCCTTCGAGATTGTAAAGGGTAGTCAAGAGGATCCGCTCTTTATGGCCTTTAGAGTGATCGACCACACCAATAGCGACGCGTGGCAAGGTGTCTACCTGATTTTTAACGCCGGCGAGAATACCCACACCGTCAACCTAAGTGGTGGCGAGTGGCGTCTCTTTGCTGACACGTGGCAGGTAACCCCCGATCTCACCGAGAGCACCTTTAGAGGTAGCATTACGGTGGAGCCTAAATCTATCGCGATGCTTTACCAACCCAAGTAA
- the nox gene encoding H2O-forming NADH oxidase, whose product MSKVVLVGANHAGTACANTLLDNYPEHELVIFDRNNNISYLGCGTALWVGRQIESPDGLFYCSKDVFESKNATVYIETEVTHIDFKAKKITAKNKEGKEIVESYDKLVLATGSLPIQPKLPGINLEGVQSVKLFQDAVAADKRMSDPNIKSVAVVGAGYIGVEIAEAVHRRGKKAYLFDVRDTSLCGYYDAELTHDMDAVLQKNGVNLHLNESVVSIDGDTKVTGITTNKGNYQVDMVVLAIGFNPNTALGRDHLKIFGKNQAYLVDLHQQTSDPDVFAIGDCATVFSNALQDTAYIALATNAVRSGIVAAHNLAGTKIASNGVQGSNGISIFGYNMVSTGLTLRAAKEAGFQAMVTEFEDLQRPAFMKENHPVKIRIVYDGDTRRILGAQMASYEDISMGIHMFSLAIEQKITIDHLKLVDIFFLPHFNQPYNYITMAAITAK is encoded by the coding sequence ATGAGTAAAGTTGTCTTGGTTGGCGCTAATCATGCGGGTACGGCGTGTGCGAACACCTTGTTGGATAATTATCCTGAACATGAGTTGGTAATTTTTGATCGCAACAATAATATTAGTTATTTGGGTTGTGGTACGGCGCTTTGGGTGGGTCGTCAGATTGAGAGTCCTGATGGATTGTTCTACTGCTCTAAGGATGTCTTTGAATCCAAGAATGCTACGGTCTACATCGAGACGGAAGTAACCCACATCGATTTTAAAGCCAAAAAAATCACCGCAAAAAATAAAGAGGGTAAAGAGATCGTTGAGAGCTACGACAAGCTCGTGCTTGCTACGGGATCGTTGCCTATCCAACCCAAGCTTCCGGGTATCAACCTAGAGGGCGTGCAATCGGTAAAGCTCTTTCAAGATGCTGTGGCTGCCGACAAGCGCATGTCTGACCCCAATATCAAGAGTGTGGCTGTGGTGGGCGCAGGGTATATCGGTGTGGAGATCGCCGAGGCGGTGCATCGTCGTGGCAAAAAAGCTTACCTTTTCGACGTGCGAGACACCTCGCTGTGTGGCTACTACGATGCCGAGCTGACGCACGATATGGATGCAGTCTTGCAAAAAAATGGTGTAAACCTTCATCTTAACGAGAGTGTTGTCTCTATCGATGGTGATACCAAAGTTACTGGCATTACAACCAATAAAGGCAACTATCAAGTTGACATGGTTGTGCTTGCCATTGGCTTTAACCCCAACACCGCTCTTGGTCGCGACCACCTCAAGATTTTTGGCAAGAATCAGGCCTATCTTGTCGATCTTCATCAGCAAACAAGCGATCCTGATGTCTTTGCGATCGGCGACTGCGCAACGGTCTTCTCCAACGCCTTACAAGACACCGCTTACATCGCGCTGGCTACCAATGCGGTGCGTAGTGGAATCGTTGCAGCCCATAACCTTGCAGGCACAAAAATTGCTTCCAACGGCGTGCAGGGTTCTAACGGTATTAGCATCTTTGGCTACAACATGGTCTCTACCGGTCTCACCCTTCGCGCCGCTAAAGAAGCTGGTTTCCAAGCGATGGTTACCGAGTTTGAAGATTTGCAACGCCCAGCCTTTATGAAAGAGAATCACCCTGTCAAGATTCGCATTGTCTACGATGGCGACACCCGCCGTATCTTGGGCGCACAGATGGCCTCGTACGAAGATATCTCGATGGGCATCCACATGTTCTCCCTCGCTATCGAACAGAAAATCACCATCGATCACCTAAAACTAGTCGACATCTTCTTCCTTCCGCACTTCAATCAGCCTTACAACTACATCACCATGGCCGCCATCACTGCCAAGTAA
- the frr gene encoding ribosome recycling factor yields the protein MSNAILDDMEQKIQKAIDNLISTFSLIRSGKASASIFDRVMVDSYGTPTPLNQVASISTPEVRLILIQPWDKGQLSAIEKAILASDLSLNPNNDGKVIRINLPPLTEERRKALVKQAKNEAEEHRVSIRNARRDTLEQLKKAGLSEDDEKKDKENIQKATDNAIKKVDTLFAEKEKEIMEI from the coding sequence ATGAGCAATGCTATCCTAGATGACATGGAACAAAAAATCCAAAAGGCCATCGACAATCTAATCTCCACCTTCAGCCTCATCCGCAGTGGCAAAGCCTCCGCCTCCATCTTCGACCGTGTCATGGTCGACTCCTACGGCACCCCCACACCACTCAACCAAGTTGCGTCCATCAGCACCCCAGAAGTGCGCCTCATCCTCATCCAACCTTGGGACAAAGGTCAACTTAGCGCTATCGAAAAGGCCATTCTCGCCTCCGACCTCTCCCTTAATCCCAACAATGACGGCAAAGTTATTCGCATTAATCTTCCCCCCCTCACCGAAGAGCGCCGAAAAGCCCTCGTTAAGCAAGCAAAAAATGAGGCAGAAGAGCACCGTGTCTCTATTCGTAACGCTCGCCGTGATACCCTAGAACAGCTGAAAAAAGCCGGTCTTAGCGAAGACGACGAAAAAAAAGACAAAGAAAATATTCAAAAAGCTACCGACAATGCCATCAAAAAAGTTGACACTCTCTTTGCAGAAAAAGA